Within Mucilaginibacter inviolabilis, the genomic segment TGCGAGTTCAAGTGTTTCGATAGCAACCTCGTTACCATCAGCTTTCAAGTCGGTGGATGTAACTTTGGTTGGCCAAGCATTTTTAACTTTCCATACCACTACAGGTGCTAATGTTTCATCAAGCAGACTGATGGTAATGTCGCGGCGCTCAACCGTATTCATGTTGATAGAGTTGTGCCAGTTATAAAACTCATTGTCTGATTTAAACACGCCACGTTTAAGCGTTATGTTGCTGAATTTGCGCTGTCCGGGCATCTTTATTTTATGATACTCCGGGCTTGCGCCGTCGCGGTATTCAATTACATCGTTTGTTATATCTAGTCCGCTTACGTCAGTGAAGCCGATGCGTGTGCCGCCCCAGTCAACACTAAAATGGAATTTCGGAAGTGGGTAATTAGCCATAATATTTAAGTTTTAGATTGATTGATAATTAATTTTTAAATGCTACTATTAAGCTTGTTGCTGAATCTGAGAAAAACGTAGGATGATAAATTCAGCAGGGCGTACCGGAGCCATACCAATTTCAATGATCATTTTTCCATTCAGGATGTCATCAAAAGTCATGGTTTGTCCCAGACCTACTTTTACATAAAATGCTTGCTCGGGTTTTGGCCCGGCTAAAGCACCCTGACGCCATAAATTAGTAAGATAGTTTTCGATCATGGCACGTACGCGAACCCAGGTATTACCGTCATTAGGTTCAAATACAAACTGCATGGCTGCTTTTTTAACTGATTCCTCAACCATGATATAAAAGCGGCGTACCGATATGTATCTGAAATCATTACTATTGCCATCCAGTGTACGGGCTCCCCAAACCAGGATACCTTTACCTGTAAATGCGCGTACCGCGTTAATTGACTTGCCCGAGTCTGTATCAATATTCAGATCTTCCTGGGTGTTGTCATCTACATTTACTAATGGTTCAACTATGGTGTTGACACTAACATTGGCTGGAGCTTTCCAAACGCCCCTGGTGCCATCAACCGATGCATAAATACCGGCCAGGGCTCCGCTCGGAGGTACTACAATGCCTTGATTTGCAATGGCTACAGTAATGTTGCTGTAAATGGAGCTTGAATCATTCAATTGAAGTTCCAGATTTTGCAAACGCAAGTTTACTTCACTAATGAATGCCATCACAGAATTCACAACACTTGAATACAGGTTGTTAACTCTTGTCCTGATGTATTTTACCGCAGCGGCAGCGTCGGCGGGTGCTGGTGTGCCATATATGGTAGGATCTGCCACTACACCTGTAGCATTTGGAAATGCCGGGGTAAAATTAGCTGCAATTGCTGCGCCAACAGCTCCGCCGGGGAAACTTTCATCCAAAAGAAGAAGTTCGCGGATCAGTTGATCCATTGGTGAAATATCAGTTGCGTCAGCCCCAGCACGGATATAACTGGAATGAATATCCTTGGTTGTGCGTCCGCCGTAGATGTGGCTCGGATCAGAATCGGTTAGTGTACTGTTTAATGCCACAAACCCCAATATCATATCTTTAATATATGATAACCGCAGGGTCATTTCAGGCTTATCACTGGTGGAAGGTATCAGGCCATAGGCATCGGTTATTGCCCCTAAATATGGCGCCACATTGAACGGGGCACCAAAACCTGGAGTATTAACAAAAGTGTTGATATGCGTATTCAGGTCAGTTACTGCTCTGTCAATTTGTGTTACAAAAACATTATTAGTTATAATATCTTTTGTAGGCACATTGGTACCGGCAGGCTTTTGTATCTGGATATTTCTATAAGAAAAAGAGTATGACAAACTTGAACGCAACCACGGATAGTAAGCGGCGCCATAATTCAGGTTGGCCGAACCAATGCCATTTCTGAAAACGGTGACAACATCTGCATTGTCATAAGATCTTTCCTGATCGCCATTAAGTATATCCAGTATCGTAAACCTGTCTTGCAGATCAGCGCAAGCTTTTAACGATGTTGTAGCCAGATTATTAAAATCATTGGCACCAAATAAAATAGCATCAGGAATAACTATCAGCGTAGGCTCATCCTCTTTACGTAAAACTTCAAAAGCTCTGATCTTGCCGGCGTCAATAAAATCGGTAATCAGAACTGATCCATCATTTTTGTAGGTACCTACAGAAAGAATATAGCAGTTAACACCGCCATTACTATAAAACATTCGTACCGCGTTATACAACTGGTACCTTGGCGATATGCTTACCGTATCAACGCTATTGTCTGCATTAAGCGCAACATTAGCGGTGAGATTAGGAAAGTCGGCCCCAAAATACTGTACGTATTGAACAAGCGAAGAGATACGTATGGCCTGATTAACCACACTCTTTCCATTTCTTGTTGCAACTTGCGAGTATCCGATAAATATCGGAACCGCAGTGGCCACCTGAGCGATAGATGGCGGAAAGGATGGAATTTCATTCACATAAACCCCTGGAGTTTTAATTGTGCTTTCGTTTATTTGTGACATATTTATCGGTTTTTAAAAGTTTAAAAAGATCTCTGAACATGGATAAGTATCGGTACCCTTGATAATTGTGACGAGCCTCTGAGGATCTGCACAAGCAATTGGAGAATAATCATGATTATTTAAGGTTAATTTTAAATTCAGTGCCTTATTGCTTAAGGGAATTGGCGTAAGAGAGGTTATTACACTTGCGGGATTCGCAAAGTGATATAAGTTTGCTGTATCATTAATATTTCCGGGCTGGTTACTTGCCAGAATATATTTCCAGATGGTAGCCCTGCTTAAAAAGTAAATGCTGTAGTGAGGGGCTGGATTGAGGAGGGCTCCATTACCATCAAGTAAGGTAGAAGAAACTGGCGCAACATCATTAAAAATATCAATTACGGCAAAAGTTTTACCATCAGTAAGTTCATCATTAATGTAGATCCATTGATGAACACCATTAATTGTTAATGAATATTTTCCGGGCTGTAAGAAGCTCAGATCAAGTGTAAATGAGGATGCCGGGTTTGCAAAAGCTATTGTTTTTGAAAGTACTGATTGGGTATAAGCTGTTGTAATGCTATCATAACCTAATACAGATATGCTGACCGATGGTTGCGGAGATCCTAATTGATATACTGATATGGACGGCATCCATTGTAAAGCATCATTATCCGAAAGATACTGATTGTTATCAACCTCCATCCAATGATCGGTATTAGAAAGATCAAAACTATTGCCAGGTTTACTGCTGCTGATAGCCCGGTAGGTAGTACCACTGCCGTTTAATGCTAAATCACCGGGTGCATACGTATTGGCTGCATTATAAGCTGTTATTTTGCTGGTGAGAAAAGTTTTTCCGTTACTGACGTTATTATTTCTATTAGTGAAGTAGTAAATTTTGCCCGGCGCGGTTGACGATAAATTGGTATAGTTAAAAAACACAGGATTATTAAGTTGCATGAAGAAAGTAAATTGTGTACCCTCTTCAATCGCGATGAATGGTTTTGGTGGGTTTACTTTGGCATCACAGTTTGCCCCGGCAATTAGTTGGTTATAATATTGCCTGGCTATTATTTGATGACCACCTAAAGTTTTTACGGTTTGGTTGGAGGCCGAAATATTAAAGTCGGGACACAGTTGATCTTTATAGTAACTATGCAATAGTTCAACAGTGAACAGGTTTCCGAAATTGATATCTATCATAGCGTTTGAAGCGTTTCGTTAACAATAATTTCATGTAACAAAGGAGCATTGCCCTGTTTAAATTCTTCACTTATACTGATCATCCGCATTTTATACATTACAGATGGTAAATACTTTGAACCCAGTATACCCCATAAGTTGTTCATATCCTGGAATGAAAGTGTATTGAGATCCATGATCAGTTTTTCGACTCCGGCAGGTAAATCAGGTGAGCCGAGAGATGTAAATACATTTTGGTATTGGAAAAACTGGATGATGTAAGAAAGCCGCTTTAACGACTCTGTATAAGATGACAGGTTAACTGCGAATAACACATAAAGATTAAGGTATATTTTAGGATTCTTGTAGGTGGTTTCGCTTCCCTGCCGAATATAATTCTCAGGTGATTTACTGATCCTGTCTTCCTCAATATTTACCAGGGTGATGAACGCATTCGAAGGGCTGTTTGTTCCGTTAGATCCAGAGGTATCGCTATCATTCCAAGCAATATTGGCTACCTGAATGAAAGAGTTACTGTTGGCGGGATCCAACTTTAACCGTAGGTAACTATCCAATTGCGTATTCAAGAATGTTAATACCTGATCTATCATGACGTTATAAGGTTTTTATGCGGTTATAAAAATCTGTTTTATAAAAGGGACTTATAAAACAGCAGGTTAATAATTTCAGGGAGAATTATTATGATATAAAGCTAGGTGCTTAATTATTAATTAGCGCGCGTACTTTTACGAAAAATACTTTAAATAGCTGCGTAGTTTTACGCAACTTTTTTGTGTTAGTATGACAGGTGTTTGTTTCTGTTATTGAGGTAGTTATATGGTGTTTCTGTCCGGTTGTAAAGACATGAAAAATTATTTCATTTATCGCGATAAAAAAATGATTGATAACAAAAAAAGGGAGGCACAAAGCCTCCCTTTTTACTACCAGGTAAGAAGTAGAATTAATATCCTGGATTTTGATACATTTTAACCGGGTCTAATTTGGTTTCATTAAACGGAATTGGGAAATATCTGTCTTTAGTCGAGAAATTTGAAAGTAGCGCCGAACCAAAATCAGCCTGTTTTTTGCTATGGAAATAGGTTACCAATTCATCGGTAGTAAATGTTCTTAACAGGTCGAACAAACGATGGTGCTCAAAAGCCAGCTCAACACGACGTTCGTGTAATATAGCCAGTTTAAGCGTAGGATATTTAGAACTGTAGTTAGGATCCAGAGAAGAAACTTCATAAGTTGGCATACCAGCCCTCGCACGTACCATATCCACGTACTGGATAGCGGCGGTATTGTTACCAAGATACATATTTACTTCGGCAAGCATCAGGATCACATCGGCATAACGCATCAGAATCCAATCATTTCCGCCATAGCCGTTTTTACCTGCTCCAGAACTTACATCCCTGAATTTGGTAACGAACCAATCTTTAACAGTAGCATCATTGGCAAATTTGATAGAGAATGCACCACGCGGATCATTAGGTTCATAGTCATTCACCAGGTCATGTGTTACATTGTTACCAACACCTGTTGATGTTTTTTGAGAGTTAATAGTTTCGCCTTTAGCCTGATTATTTGCCGCTATGCTTGAGCTATAAATAGGATCTCCCTGGATATTTACAATTTGCCAGATCAATTCCGGGCAGGTAGACTTCTTTGTTACATCAAATACATCAGTGTATGGAATATCCTTTAAGTTGGCAAAGGTTTTGGCATTATATGCTGCAGTGAGACTTGTTAAAGCATTATTTAAATTAGCAGTTTTGTTTGCCGCATCCAGTGTTGTAGCCATAGTTAAATAAACCTGGCCCAGCAAAGTATTTACAGCGGCAAGTGATATACGACCAATAGTACCAGTAGCCTGGGTAGCAGGTAGCGGGCTACCCTGGGCGTCTTTTAAATCAGCAACTATCTGCGCATAAACTGTTGCCTGTGGCGAGCGGAAGGTATTTGCAGTAACATCGGCAGTACTGATCAATTGTTTGGTAACCAATGGCACATCGCCCCATTCGCGTACCATATGAAAATAGATCAGGGCACGTATAAATTCGGCCTCTGCCTTATATTGTTGTTTGGTTTCGGGCTTTGCAAAGGTTACCTTATCAATATTTGACAATACGATATTGCAATTTGATATAACCGTATACATATTCAACCAATGGGTGTATAAATAGCTGTTGGTCGGTATCAGCGAAAAATTGTTGAACCCAAAAGGTTCGCCGGCGTTTGATTGATTGTCGTTGGTTCCAGTATCGTCAGACCGCTGATCCGTCCACAGGTCGCTACCTTCGCCTATTGTATTACCGCTTCTCAATAAGGAATAACAGCCATTAACTGCTAATAATACGTCGTTCTCAGTTTTAAAGGAAGTGGCTATTACGCTGGCATCAGGGTTGCTTTGCTGTAGAAAATCCTTTTTGCAGGAACCCAGCATAAATAATGCTGCCAGGCACATTAGTTTTATATTTATATTCTTCATGTTGATCAAGAATTGATTTTTTTAATTAAAAAGTTGCTTTAACACCCAGATTGTATGAGCGTACCAATGGGTAAACGCCATAATCAATACCCGGAGCAAGATTAGCACCCTGTGAACCGCTATTGGTGTAATTGTAATTAACCTCAGGATTATAGCCTTTGTATTTGGTAATAGTAAAGCCGTTGTTAATTGAGCCGTATACTTTAAGGCCGCTTAAACCCAAATTACGACTTATGTAGTCTGACTTAATGGTATAACCAATGGTTGTATTGGTATTTCTCAGGAAAGAGCCACTCTGCAAATAAAATGTTGACAACCTGGTACTATTACTTTGCGTGCTGCCGCGTGATGCACGGTAAACAGATCCATCGCCCGGATCAGCGGCGTTACGGTAGCGGTTGGCAACATCCTCGTATTGGTTACCTGAGCCTTCCATATTGTACAGATAGTAATCCTGTCCGTCAAGCACCTGGTTGCCATATGAACCGGCAAATGCCGAACTGAAGAAGAAGCCCTTATAAGTTGCATTGATAGCAAAACCATAAGTGAATTTTGGATATGGAGTGCCAATAACACCTGCATCTTTACTATCAACTACACCATCGCCGTTAACATCTTTAAAATAAAGATCGCCTGCCTGCAGCGGAGTTGTTGAAAATGTAGAAATTGGTGGCCCCTTGATTTTATAACCTGCAGGGTAAGAGTGCGTAGCTGAATTATAGTTTGCTTTATCGGCAGCTATATTAGCCAGATCGGCCTGCGTAACTATGCCGCCTACCTGGTAGCCATAAAACATACCTATAGGTTGCCCGGTCTGTGTAATGCTGGTTAAGTATGATCGCTCGGCGCCGGCGGTGAGGATGGTATTGTTACCACTTAAACTAAGCACCTTGTTCCGGTTTATAGAAATATTACCGCTTAGATTTAAAGTAAAATCTTTGGTGGCAATGGCCTTACCGTCAACCTGAAAATCAAATCCTTTGTTGCTAATTTTTGAATTAGAACCTAAATTGGTAAGGATGGTTGAACTTCCTGAAATGGCTGATATCGGTTGATTAAATAATAAATTGTAAGAGTGGCTCAGGTAATAATTGGCAATAATAAAGAGGCGGCCTTTAAGCAAACCTAAATCAGCACCAAAGTTATATTGTGAAGTTGATTCCCAGCCTAAATTTGCGTCTTTAATTGTACCGGCAGTAAGTGCAGAGGATAGTGACCCTGTACCAAATACCGTGTTTACAGGCGAGTTAAATACACGTTGGGTATTATAATTACCCACATTATAATTACCGCTTAAACCCCAACTTGCACGCAATTTAATGGTAGATTGGTCACCAAGCCAGCTATGATAAAATTTCTCATCAGACAGATTCCAACCCGCAGATACCGATGGAAAAGCTGCATACCTGTTATTAGACCCAAAGCGTGAAGAACCGTCTGTACGGAAAGAAGCCGATAAAAAATACTTACTGTCATAATTATAATTTACCCTTGCCAGGTATGATAATAAGGTAAAAGTATCATCGCCTGTTGGCTGTACACCTTCAATAAAACCGCTGGTGGGTGTAATTAACGTTATCTGGCTTGGAGCAGCACCAGTTATGTTAGGTATATTATCGTTCTGAAAGCCCGTACCTTGTACCGTAAGTACATTATTAGTTGTTTTTTGAGCGGTATAACCTACTAAACCATCAAAATGATTTTTGCCCAGCTGTTTGCTGTAATTTAAAGTAAGCTCACCTAACTGATCACGATAGTCAATGGTTTGTCTGACAGCTTTTGCCGCCTGTATTGATTGAGGTGAACCTGGTGGGTTTGCACCATTACTAATGTTGGTAGGTAAATAATAATTATAGTTCTCGGCATAAGTTTGCATGCCTAAGTTGGCATTGAATGTCAATCCATCCAAAATAGAATAACTGGCATGGGCATTATAGGTTGCACGGTCACCCACCCTATTTATCTTTATTAATGTTGCTGTTGCTATTGGATTTTCAATTGACTGGTAGGCGTAAGCCGTTGATTGCGCTGCAGCCACGTTTGTAGCAATACTGCCATCGGGATTGTAGGCAGGAAAGAATGGCATATATATCAAGGCCCCAAAAGCCGGGCTATGATCCCAACGACCATCCTGAGTTTCCTGATTAGTGGTTTGTGTAAATGCAATATTGGCACCTACTTGCAGCCTTTTACCTATCTGGCCATCAACATTGGCGCGCAGATTAATTTTTTTCTGTCCGGTACCCAACATAATACCAGGTTGATCCTGGTAACCTGTGCTAAAATAATAGCGGGTTCCGTTTGAACTGCCGGTGAATGACAGGTTATGGTTTTGTGTTAAAGCGTTACGGTATAACTCATCCTGCCAATCGGTGTTAACCGTTTGGTGAATCAGTGATTGCGTTTGAAAGTTGTATAGATAAGGAGGAATACTCACGGAACCGGCATTACCCACATTGGCAATACGCGTTGCGTTATTATCTGAGTACATGGCATCGTTCCAGGTATGACCGGTGGTTATCCAAAGATCATGATAAGAGTTATTACGACCATCGATTACCAGTTGAGCAAACTGATCAGAGTTTAACAAATCAACCTTTTTGGCCATTTGGTTTATCCCGGCTTGATAATCATATTCAAACTTACCTTTGCTGTCGGTTTTTGAACCGTGCTTGGTTGTGATCAACACCACCCCTCCTGCAGCTCTCGATCCATAAATAGCTGCCGATGCAGCATCTTTCAATATGCTTATTGATTCAATGTCATTAGGATTAATAAACAGGTCATTGCCGGCAGCGTAGCCGTCAATGACATACAGCGGATCAGAACTGGCATTAAAAGAGCCGACACCGCGTACAGCAATTTTGGTAGTTCCATAAGGAGCACCTGTTATTTGCGATACCTGTACGCCTGCCACCTTACCAACAAGGGCCTGGCCCGCGGTTGGCGCGGTTAAATTCAGTTCTTCTGATCTAACGCTGGCAACGGCTCCTGTAAAGTCACTTTTGCGCACTGTTTGATAACCAATGGCTACAACTTCGTTCAAAATATTGGCAGCAGGTTTTAACTTAACATGGATCGTAGTTTTGTTGTCAACAACAATTTCCTGATCTGCATAACCCACAAAAGTAAAAACCAACGTTGAACCCGGTTCAACAGTAATATTAAACCTACCATTAACATCGGTAGAGGTGCCTTTATGTGACTTTTTTTCATAAACGCTTACTCCCGGTAAGGGTAAGTCAGCTTCATCAACTACGGTACCCGATATTTTTACTGCCGCAGCCTGTTCTGTTTTTGATGGATTTTTGAGATCCAATGCGGGTTTTTCTACCCGGATCACCACATGATGATCATCTACCTGGCTAATGGTTCCTTTGTAGTTTTTTAATAACTGTTTTAATACCTCGCTTATGGTTTGATTGTTTACGCGAAGTGATACGTGTTTTTTAATATCAACAGTATTATCATATCCGATAATGAAATCTGTTTTTTGTTCAATAATGGCAAAAATATCCTTAATGGTAAGATTATCAGCTATAATTGATATACGGGTGTTGTTAATGGTTTGCCCATCGGCTGCAAAAGCAGGGACGCCTATCTGTAATAAAAATATTATTACGAGCAAAGGATGAAGTATTATTGATGTAAACTTCTTTATTAAATAAAATGGAGGACTGATTCGATAAAAATTTTGCATTTTAGAAGAATTTTTAATGATTGTAAGATCGTTTTTGAAGGCAGACACTACTTTAGTGTCTGATTTAACAGGGAATGGTGAAGCGTTCCCTGTTTTAATGAACTGGCTGCTATTTCATGCTGGTACAATTTTTTAGATTAATTAATACAATCTTATTTTTCATTTGGTAGCGTAAACCTGTAAGGCGGGTAAGTACATTTAATACCTGATCAAGAGGTTCGTTATTAAAGCTAACAGTGTAGCGTCGGCACTCTTTATTGTTTTTAAGCTTTATGGTTACATTATACCACCTTTCAAGCGTATGGGAAATCTCATCCATAGAGGCATTGTTAAAACATAGTTTATTATATTGCCAGGCAGTTAAATCAGAGGTTTGAACCTGGCTTAAGGCATGCTTGTTGCTTTGTTTATCATACACCAATTGCTGATTGTGAGTAATTGCGCCGGCAAACATTTCAGGCTTACGCCCGACACTGTTTTTTTCCACCTTTACTTTACCGCTTTCCACTGCTATTTGTATTTTTTGTTCTTCAGGGTAAGCTTTTACGTCAAATTCGGTACCCAGATCGGTAATTAGTAGCCTGGAGGAGTGGATAGTAAATGGTTTGGCAGCGTTGTGTTTTATTGAAAAAAAAGCCTCACCAGAAAGAGACACCTCTCTGCTTTTTATACCAAAGTTTGATGGAATGCGGATATGGGAGCCCGAATTAAGACTAACCCAACTGCCATCGGGTAATGAGAATCGTTTTTTTGTACCCTTTGGTGCTGCAATAATGCTGTAAGAAATTGTTGAACTTTGCTTATCAGCAGTTTGGCCATATTTAAACCATGCAATTCCAAAAGATACCAATATTAGGGCCGCTGCTGCATACAGCCATTTATAACCAAATGAATGACGTGGCTGTGCAAAAAGCATTTGATTTATTTTTTCGTCCATTGGCGAAAAAAAATCAAGATTTTCTTTTGTACTTATTTCTTCAATATCTGCCTTTTCAAAACTGGCAAACCAGTCTTCAACTATTTTGCGTTCCTGATTATTTGCTTGTCCCGATTGATACCTTTCAAATAACTTCTTAACCCTTTTGTTCACTATACCCTGCTTTTAGATAAGCTCGTGTGCAAAGGCAGTTTGTCCTTTAAGAAAAGGTTAACAATTTGTTACCTTTTAAGTATGGTTGTTAGAATCACTGAAAAAATAGCTTTAAAGCTAAGGACAATGGTAAGTATTAAAAGTTCGGGATGACTATTTCGTAAATTTAAGCGGAGGCGCTTTAAAGCCTCGGATACATTATTGCGTACTGTTTTTTCTGATATGTTGAGGATATCGGCAATCTCACCATTCTTTTTGCCTTCGTTTTTGCTTAAATTATAACAAGAACGCATGGTTTCTGGCAGTTGTACCACCAACTGATCAATATGATCAGTTAGTTCACGGGCAAATCGGTACTCTTCAGCAGAATGAGCCATTTCCTCAATTTTGCCTATGAGATAATTTTCGCCTTTAATTTGGGTATTCTTTTTCCGATAGGCTGATACTACCTGATTACGACTAAAAACGTATAAGTATAATTTAAAATCATTTAAATTACGTAACTGCTCACGATTTGTCCACAGCGTTATAAAAATATCCTGTGTAACATCTCTTGCGTCTTCCTTACTGGCGAGCCTTAAGCAAACTATATTAAAAACGAACTCTTTATACCTGTGATAAAGTTCCTGAAAAGCAGCGGTGTCACCATCGCTACATCGATTTAGTAGCAATTGTTCTGATAAATTTATATATATCATTGATTCGCTCCTGATAAACGCTACAAATTTAATACCCCTATGTAGTCAGATTATAAACTACATATTAACAAACCAATACATTGCGGGTAACATTACCAACCAATATGGATATAGTTCACATTGTTTTTTCGTGATGATGTTACAGCAATGCCCCTTTTTCCTGTACCGGTAAAGGCAAAACCTTCTAATTCATCAAGTCTTTCATTGACATCAACTGTCTTGATCACTTGTTGCTGTCCTGTTTCGATAGATTTTTTCAGATCAACGTAGGTAAATCTCCACTTTCGGCCTTCAGTTTGATTTTGAATCAGTACTAAAATACCTTTATCTGCCAGATAATATAAATTTTGCACCCAGGCGGTACAGGTAAACTTTTTAAACAATACACCCTTTTCACTTGTTTTGGAAGCTGCTTTTAGCGTTTCCGGATCATACAATCTCACCTCGTTACCGTTATTACCGTAATCGGCAGTAGCTACATACCACTTGTTGTTGTATTTTATATATTCAGGTCTTGTACCCTGAATACAGGCATCATCATCAATGGTATTTATCAAATTACCATCAAGTGTACCGGTTTTCAGTAGCCCTTTCCAATCAACACAATAAATTACAGCTTTCCATTTAGTACCTTCCTTGTTTAAACGGATAGAATTACCCATAAAAGTAGGTCCGGTTCCATTATAGGCAATACCTGTGGGATGATTGATCACATCCTGTCCATTTTGGGTAAGTTTATATTCTTTGTTGGTATAAGTAAGACTATCCCCTATCATCTTAAATTCCCGTATCATTCCCACTTCGCGGTCGCCATATAAAAATATCCTTCCGTTTTGATATGAAATACCTTGACAGGCACCTAATGAATCGATAGTTATGGAATGGGTAATAGCCATATCAACCGTTTTATTTATAAATGCGAAGAAGCCTAAGCATAGTATAGTCGTTGAAGCAAAAAATAATTTCTTCATGATCATCTTTTTATGTGTTTGAAAAATAGTTTCCCGGATAAACTGA encodes:
- a CDS encoding phage tail sheath C-terminal domain-containing protein; the protein is MSQINESTIKTPGVYVNEIPSFPPSIAQVATAVPIFIGYSQVATRNGKSVVNQAIRISSLVQYVQYFGADFPNLTANVALNADNSVDTVSISPRYQLYNAVRMFYSNGGVNCYILSVGTYKNDGSVLITDFIDAGKIRAFEVLRKEDEPTLIVIPDAILFGANDFNNLATTSLKACADLQDRFTILDILNGDQERSYDNADVVTVFRNGIGSANLNYGAAYYPWLRSSLSYSFSYRNIQIQKPAGTNVPTKDIITNNVFVTQIDRAVTDLNTHINTFVNTPGFGAPFNVAPYLGAITDAYGLIPSTSDKPEMTLRLSYIKDMILGFVALNSTLTDSDPSHIYGGRTTKDIHSSYIRAGADATDISPMDQLIRELLLLDESFPGGAVGAAIAANFTPAFPNATGVVADPTIYGTPAPADAAAAVKYIRTRVNNLYSSVVNSVMAFISEVNLRLQNLELQLNDSSSIYSNITVAIANQGIVVPPSGALAGIYASVDGTRGVWKAPANVSVNTIVEPLVNVDDNTQEDLNIDTDSGKSINAVRAFTGKGILVWGARTLDGNSNDFRYISVRRFYIMVEESVKKAAMQFVFEPNDGNTWVRVRAMIENYLTNLWRQGALAGPKPEQAFYVKVGLGQTMTFDDILNGKMIIEIGMAPVRPAEFIILRFSQIQQQA
- a CDS encoding phage tail protein, whose product is MANYPLPKFHFSVDWGGTRIGFTDVSGLDITNDVIEYRDGASPEYHKIKMPGQRKFSNITLKRGVFKSDNEFYNWHNSINMNTVERRDITISLLDETLAPVVVWKVKNAWPTKVTSTDLKADGNEVAIETLELAHEGLTMQNE
- a CDS encoding FecR family protein, which codes for MNKRVKKLFERYQSGQANNQERKIVEDWFASFEKADIEEISTKENLDFFSPMDEKINQMLFAQPRHSFGYKWLYAAAALILVSFGIAWFKYGQTADKQSSTISYSIIAAPKGTKKRFSLPDGSWVSLNSGSHIRIPSNFGIKSREVSLSGEAFFSIKHNAAKPFTIHSSRLLITDLGTEFDVKAYPEEQKIQIAVESGKVKVEKNSVGRKPEMFAGAITHNQQLVYDKQSNKHALSQVQTSDLTAWQYNKLCFNNASMDEISHTLERWYNVTIKLKNNKECRRYTVSFNNEPLDQVLNVLTRLTGLRYQMKNKIVLINLKNCTSMK
- a CDS encoding SusC/RagA family TonB-linked outer membrane protein — protein: MLVIIFLLQIGVPAFAADGQTINNTRISIIADNLTIKDIFAIIEQKTDFIIGYDNTVDIKKHVSLRVNNQTISEVLKQLLKNYKGTISQVDDHHVVIRVEKPALDLKNPSKTEQAAAVKISGTVVDEADLPLPGVSVYEKKSHKGTSTDVNGRFNITVEPGSTLVFTFVGYADQEIVVDNKTTIHVKLKPAANILNEVVAIGYQTVRKSDFTGAVASVRSEELNLTAPTAGQALVGKVAGVQVSQITGAPYGTTKIAVRGVGSFNASSDPLYVIDGYAAGNDLFINPNDIESISILKDAASAAIYGSRAAGGVVLITTKHGSKTDSKGKFEYDYQAGINQMAKKVDLLNSDQFAQLVIDGRNNSYHDLWITTGHTWNDAMYSDNNATRIANVGNAGSVSIPPYLYNFQTQSLIHQTVNTDWQDELYRNALTQNHNLSFTGSSNGTRYYFSTGYQDQPGIMLGTGQKKINLRANVDGQIGKRLQVGANIAFTQTTNQETQDGRWDHSPAFGALIYMPFFPAYNPDGSIATNVAAAQSTAYAYQSIENPIATATLIKINRVGDRATYNAHASYSILDGLTFNANLGMQTYAENYNYYLPTNISNGANPPGSPQSIQAAKAVRQTIDYRDQLGELTLNYSKQLGKNHFDGLVGYTAQKTTNNVLTVQGTGFQNDNIPNITGAAPSQITLITPTSGFIEGVQPTGDDTFTLLSYLARVNYNYDSKYFLSASFRTDGSSRFGSNNRYAAFPSVSAGWNLSDEKFYHSWLGDQSTIKLRASWGLSGNYNVGNYNTQRVFNSPVNTVFGTGSLSSALTAGTIKDANLGWESTSQYNFGADLGLLKGRLFIIANYYLSHSYNLLFNQPISAISGSSTILTNLGSNSKISNKGFDFQVDGKAIATKDFTLNLSGNISINRNKVLSLSGNNTILTAGAERSYLTSITQTGQPIGMFYGYQVGGIVTQADLANIAADKANYNSATHSYPAGYKIKGPPISTFSTTPLQAGDLYFKDVNGDGVVDSKDAGVIGTPYPKFTYGFAINATYKGFFFSSAFAGSYGNQVLDGQDYYLYNMEGSGNQYEDVANRYRNAADPGDGSVYRASRGSTQSNSTRLSTFYLQSGSFLRNTNTTIGYTIKSDYISRNLGLSGLKVYGSINNGFTITKYKGYNPEVNYNYTNSGSQGANLAPGIDYGVYPLVRSYNLGVKATF
- a CDS encoding DUF4255 domain-containing protein, with protein sequence MIDQVLTFLNTQLDSYLRLKLDPANSNSFIQVANIAWNDSDTSGSNGTNSPSNAFITLVNIEEDRISKSPENYIRQGSETTYKNPKIYLNLYVLFAVNLSSYTESLKRLSYIIQFFQYQNVFTSLGSPDLPAGVEKLIMDLNTLSFQDMNNLWGILGSKYLPSVMYKMRMISISEEFKQGNAPLLHEIIVNETLQTL
- a CDS encoding RagB/SusD family nutrient uptake outer membrane protein, with protein sequence MKNINIKLMCLAALFMLGSCKKDFLQQSNPDASVIATSFKTENDVLLAVNGCYSLLRSGNTIGEGSDLWTDQRSDDTGTNDNQSNAGEPFGFNNFSLIPTNSYLYTHWLNMYTVISNCNIVLSNIDKVTFAKPETKQQYKAEAEFIRALIYFHMVREWGDVPLVTKQLISTADVTANTFRSPQATVYAQIVADLKDAQGSPLPATQATGTIGRISLAAVNTLLGQVYLTMATTLDAANKTANLNNALTSLTAAYNAKTFANLKDIPYTDVFDVTKKSTCPELIWQIVNIQGDPIYSSSIAANNQAKGETINSQKTSTGVGNNVTHDLVNDYEPNDPRGAFSIKFANDATVKDWFVTKFRDVSSGAGKNGYGGNDWILMRYADVILMLAEVNMYLGNNTAAIQYVDMVRARAGMPTYEVSSLDPNYSSKYPTLKLAILHERRVELAFEHHRLFDLLRTFTTDELVTYFHSKKQADFGSALLSNFSTKDRYFPIPFNETKLDPVKMYQNPGY